CGGCCCTTCGGCGCTTGCAGCGCCTTGGTCTGGCCTGCGGCCACGGCTGCGCAGCGCTGGGCCGCTCATCTGCTCTACTAAAGCCAAACCTTTGTCCTTGGCCGCTTAAGGTTTTATATAGAACGTAGTCCCTGGGCCTTTTATCAATAGAGACTATTTAAAATTTTGTGTTTCGCCTTTGTACTGCCTAGGGACAAGCCCCTAGGCGACTACTGGCCAAATCCTAAGCAGCTAAAGGCCCAAATTTTATTCTAATACACAACATCCTGAATCCTCCCCTCAATTTAGGAAGTAGCCGCTTAGCTGGAGCTAGTAAAAAGCTAGGTCGAGCTAGTGGCGCCTTAGGTCGAGCTAGGAAAGTATTAGCTGGAGCTAGCCAAACCCTAGGTTGAGCTAAGAAAAAGTTAGCTCATTGGCCCTTAGTAATAAGTTCACTAAGTCATTACTTTAACTTATTAGTAACAATTGGCCCCTTAGGCGGTTTAGCAGGCGGCGAAGCCGCCGCAGGCCTAGCGATGTGCAGGGGGGCCGCGAAGCGGCAGACCAAGGCGCTGCAAGCGCCGCAGGGCCGAGCAGACCTGCGAGCCCCGAAACGTAGCGCCTGCCGAAGGCAGGAGGCCCCCCAAACAGCCCTTCAGCACATAAAAAAAGCCAGCAGAACATCATTCTACTGGCTAAATGGGGCTTAAATTATGGCCCTAATAATAGAGTAATTTGAAATATTGCAGGCCTTCTTTGGGTTGATAAAAGAGCAGGCTGCCCTTATCGAGGCGCTCTTGGACCTGGTCTAAAAACTCTCGGATATTGTAATTTTTGCTCTTAAAGACCCGAAAATAGAGGACGCCATCGGGGGCGAGGTGGTCTAAGGCAAGATTGATCAGCTCCCACATTTTGTCCACATTGGGCAAGAGATGCAGCAGGTTAATCATCGAAATAAAGTCAAACTTTTTATCGGCGGGCAGGGCCTTCATATAATCGAAGACATCAGTTTCCCAATTTAGGTTGGGTTCAAAAAGCGCTTCAAAGGCTTGTTGGTCTTGCAAAACGGGCTGACTATCTGCGCCAAACTTTTTGAAGACCGAGCGATAAATTTCGTAGAAATTTTGGGGTTCGGCGGCTTGCAGGCGTTTATTTTGGGCCAAGAACTTGCTCATCGCCTGCTCTTTTGTGTCTTGGTCTACCCCATGAAATTCCCTAAAATCGAAGCGATGAAAAAGAGGGAAGAAACTCAGTGGGAATCGGCATCCCAGCTCTAGGGCCGACTTTGCTTCGGGTCGTTTTAGGCGTTCGCAAAGGGGGTGCACCATATAGGTTTTGAGCAGCAGGCTACTGATGTGCGAGTCCTCCTTGGGTGTTTCAATTTTTAATACTTCAGAAACCATTATTCAGCGTTTAGGTAGTTGGTCAAATACTGGAAATGAGGACCTAATTGGCCATTGAGGGTCACGCTAGCCCGCTCGATCATTTTGGTATCCTTTAGGCCGAGGAGCTCGGGCAAAACCGAGGCGATAAACTGCTCGCCAAAAGACAAAGAGGCATCTCGGGGCAGTTCATTGGGCAGATTATCGATAGTCATCATGTCGATAGTTTCGGGGGCATAGGGTGCCACCGCCTTGGCCTGTTGGGGATCATAGCCAAAAACGGGCTCGGCGATTGTGCTTGCAAAAAGCGTGGAGGGAATCGAAGCAGCGGGGGCGATATCGCAGGTCACATCGGCGATCACTTGGATCTTAAAGTCCTTGGATTTCATCTGCTCGGCGGTAAAAAACTGGGGCGCGCGATTATCCCAATAAATGCCGTTAATCATCAGGTCGGCGACCTTTGTATAGGGTTCAAAAATGGAGGTATAGCGTTCGGGATGGGCAAAAAACTCGCTTTGGTCGTAATTTGCGCCTTCGGCTTTGGGGGCCACATAATCCTCACAGCAAAGCTGAGTAAAAACGGGGCCTTCGCTTGCATTATTCAGAAACTCTTGGGGGCTTAGGCGTTGGAAGCCTGCATTTTCGAGTACCTCAGCAGCGCCATTAGCCACACGGCCAGCGCCCGTAAGGACCACCTTCATATTGGGCCAATTCACTGTTTTATAATAAGCGGTAGCCTCGGCCATATCCTTAAACTTGATCATTTGGGGCAAGTTATACGCCTTGGTCCGATTGCCATAAGTCATCAGGCCATTATGAGCGCCGGCGATTCCTGCGAAGCGGCCGAAAGCGATCACGCGCTTGCCTGTTTCGTCGGTTAGCACCTCATAATCAAGCAGTTGAATATTCTTTTCGATAATTGCTTGCAGGAGTTTGCGGTTATAGGGTTGCTCCTTGATGGTATGCGAGAAAAAGCAATACTTTTTATTGGGAATCAATTGATTGATGGGCACTTCCTTCACGCCGAGCAGCAGCTCTCTATCGCTAAGATCTTCTTGGAGTTGGAGGCCGGCGGCTTCATATTCTTCATCCTTAAAGCAGCGATTGGGAGAAGGTTGGACCAGAATATCGAGTTGGGGAAACTTAGCGAGTAGCTCCTTGCATTGTTGGGGGCTGAGGGGGACTCTAGAATCTGGTGGGACCTTACCTTCACGTATAATTCCGATTTTCATAGCTAAGATTTTAAATTTTTTGGTGGTTTAGAGAACTTTTCGGTCCTTAAGATAATTAAGTGGATGCATAAAAGGAAAAGACGGTCCGTCTTCTTATGAATAGTCGGTAGAGAAAGCCGAAGAAAATAAAAATGGGGGCTTGGAAACTTTTTCTTTCTTGTAAAAGTTCTATATTTGTCGCCCGCTCGAAAGGAGGGGGAAACAATTACCACTGGGGCTGACTGGAATCGACAGCATTGGACGGTTGGTAAGTAAGCATGCCGAGTCAGGTGTACTCACACTCGTTAAAACTGGTGCATAACAATTTTAAGTGGCAACACTAACTATGCTTTGGCTGCCTAATTAGGCCCTTTTAAAGGAAACTAATAACAGTCAATTCGCCACTAGCTTGAGGCCTAATACACAGCTAGTCGCATTAACACAACCCCTTAGGATCGCTGCAAAGGCTTGTTTTCACCGGCGTAGTTAAACTTTTGAAAACTGGAAGTGCGTTCGTCTGCAGTAAAACTTCTCGCACTTTAAGATTTAGATTTATTGCTAAGCATGTAGAAAGCTTATTAGCGCATTGACTGGACGAGGGTTCGAATCCCTCCAGCTCCACAGATGAAAAGAGAAAGCCAAACCTTTAGGGGTTTGGCTTTTTTTTGTGGGGGGGGGTATTTTATAAGATATACATTTTTTACAACTAGTAGTTGCTTTTTTGGGCAGCTCACAACTCTATCTTATTGAATTTAAGCCATTTACGAAAATTAGATATTAAAATCTTGCAGTATTTTATAATTTTCTATATAGCGATTTAATAATTGCATAGTCAGTTATATTGAGCCTATTAAGATTTGATTAGCCAAACTTGCTATATGGATAGCCGAAAGCTGATTTAATTCATCAGGTGTAAAAGGTGGGTTATCTCCTCTGTAATTGGTTACCTTTATTAGTCTGTATCCGTGAGTATCTGCCAAATGTTTTATATGTTTAGACACATCATTATAAACTCTACTGGCACAAATTATTACATCACAATTATGTTTTAACACATAATCATTTAAACGGTCTTGTAAGCCACCAGCCCTTAAATAGTCTCCCATACTCTCAATACCTACTTTATAACCTAAACAAATTAGTACATCTGAAATATCATCCCCATTAGGTAATGGTAAAGTGTAGGTGTAAGAAGTGTTAATGTAGGTTTTGATCAATTCTTCCTTTAAAATTTTTATAGTACCTGATTTACCACAACCTTCCTTACCCCATACTTGTATAATTGTTTTCTGTTTCATTCTACTGTTAATTTAAAAATGATACTCTCAAAATCCTTTATAGCGTTTGTTTTTAGAGCTTCTGCTAAATTAAGATAATCTTTTACAGTTCTTTCTATTTAGTGAATTTTCCCCTACAATTTCACGGCCTTGCCATACAAGTTAAAAACCAGCTAACTACAAAAAAACTTACAAAGTAGACATAAAAAAAGGGCCAAGCCCTATAGCTTAAACATAAAGTTAACTTAATCCAAGTTAAAAAGCAAAATCCCCCAAATATATCAAAGAACAAATAGCCTGAAAAATAAGGCCTCGGCCTAGCGATGTGCAGCAGTGGCCCAAAGGGCCAGACCAAGGCGGCAAAGCCGCCGCAGGGCCGAGCGAATAGCGAGCTGCGGAACGTAGCGCCCGCCGCAGGCGGGAGGCCCCAAAACAGCAGCGAGCTGCGGAACGACAACAAGGCCTTTAGGCCGCAGTTCGACGACCGAAGGGAGTAACCGCCCGCCGCAGGCGGGAGGCCCCAAAAGACAACTATTATTCTTCTTTTAAAATGAGGATAGCAAAGTATTTTTAGTGGAGAGGCTGCTATTGGGGAGGGTACATTCCTAGATATAAACCTGCTTTGTTATTGCAGTATTCGGTCCGTTTTTTCTACATTTGGCGTAGGGCAGCTCGAGGATTTATTGTTCGTTGAAAAGAATAAATCTATGGGGCTTGTCCTTTTTTTTGTTTAATTCAAAAGGCCATCCTATAAAAATGGTTTCTAGTTGTTTATATTCATACAATAGGCCCCTAAAAATTACTGAATAAAAAAGATATGTCAGAAAAGCAAGAAATAACACAATCCCAATTAGAGCAATACCTAGCCAAGGCTGCATGGATTTTAAAAGGGCCTGTAGATGCCTCTGATTTTAAGATATACATCTTTCCTTTACTCTTCTTTAAAAGAATCTCTGATGTATGGGATGAGGAATATAAAATAGCTCTGGAAGAATCGGGTGGAGATGAAGAATACGCTAATCTTCCAGAATTTCATCGCTTTGAGATTCCCGAAGGTTGTCATTGGAGAGATGTAAGAGGTACAACTCAGCATGTAGGGCTAGCCATACAAAAAGCGCTAAGAGGCATTGAAAAGGCCAACCATGACTACCTCTCTGATATTTTTGGAGATGCACAATGGTCTAATAGTGCTAAATTATCGGATGAGCTACTCGTCAATTTGATTGAGCATTTTTCAGCCTATGAGCTTTCTAACAGTTTGGTAGATGCTGATATTTTAGGAAAAGCCTATGAATATCTGATCAAGCATTTTGCAGATTTGACCAATAAAAAGGCTGGAGAATTTTATACTCCTCGAAATGTGGTTCGTTTGATGGGGTTGATCATTGATCCTCATGCGAAAGAAAGCATCTATGATCCTGCTTGTGGTACGGGGGGAATGTTATTAGAGTGCATTCATCACCTAAAAGAAAAGGGTGAGGATTATAGAACATTGAAGCTTTATGGACAAGAGAAAAACTTGACTTCTTCCTCTATTGCTAGGATGAATATGTTTTTACATGGTCTTCAGGATTTTGATATTGTCCGAGATGACACCTTACGCACCCCTGGCTTTATTGAATATGATAGTTTAAAGACTTTTGATTGTGTAATTGCCAATCCGCCCTTCTCTTTGAAAGCTTGGGGAGCTGAAAACTGGGTAAATGATCCTTGGGGGCGTAATATAGCGGGTACACCTCCTAAGGGGAATGCTGATATGGCTTGGGTACAGCATATGATTAAATCTATGAAACCTAAGACTGGGCGAATGGCTGTAGTCTTGCCACATGGGGTTCTCTTTCGAAAAGGCAGTGAGGGTAAAATTAGAAAAGTACTTTTAGAAGAGGACTTAGTAGAAGCTGTAATTGGTTTGGGGGCAAATATTTTTTATGGAACGCAACTAGCGGCCTGTATTTTAGTCTTCAAGGCTCAAAAGGAAGAAAAGAAAAAGGACAAGGTCATCTTTATAGATGGTTCAGATCAAATCCGCATAGGTCGAGCGCAAAACTTTCTAGATCAGGAGCACATCAAACAGCTCTTTGCTTGGTATCGGGACTATGAGGATGTAGAAAACTATGTAAAAGTGGCTAGTATGGAAGAGCTCAAAGAGAATGACTACAACCTCAACATTCCGCTTTATGTCGAAAAAATCATTGAAGACAACCTTCCTTCTGTGGAAGAAGCTATGGCTGATTTAAAAACGGCTTGGCAAGAGAGTTTAGATGCGGAAGAACATTTTAAGAAGATTTTGAAAACATTCCTCTAAGAAAATGACTAATCAAGAATTTAT
This genomic interval from Saprospira grandis contains the following:
- a CDS encoding type I restriction-modification system subunit M translates to MSEKQEITQSQLEQYLAKAAWILKGPVDASDFKIYIFPLLFFKRISDVWDEEYKIALEESGGDEEYANLPEFHRFEIPEGCHWRDVRGTTQHVGLAIQKALRGIEKANHDYLSDIFGDAQWSNSAKLSDELLVNLIEHFSAYELSNSLVDADILGKAYEYLIKHFADLTNKKAGEFYTPRNVVRLMGLIIDPHAKESIYDPACGTGGMLLECIHHLKEKGEDYRTLKLYGQEKNLTSSSIARMNMFLHGLQDFDIVRDDTLRTPGFIEYDSLKTFDCVIANPPFSLKAWGAENWVNDPWGRNIAGTPPKGNADMAWVQHMIKSMKPKTGRMAVVLPHGVLFRKGSEGKIRKVLLEEDLVEAVIGLGANIFYGTQLAACILVFKAQKEEKKKDKVIFIDGSDQIRIGRAQNFLDQEHIKQLFAWYRDYEDVENYVKVASMEELKENDYNLNIPLYVEKIIEDNLPSVEEAMADLKTAWQESLDAEEHFKKILKTFL
- a CDS encoding methyltransferase domain-containing protein, which produces MVSEVLKIETPKEDSHISSLLLKTYMVHPLCERLKRPEAKSALELGCRFPLSFFPLFHRFDFREFHGVDQDTKEQAMSKFLAQNKRLQAAEPQNFYEIYRSVFKKFGADSQPVLQDQQAFEALFEPNLNWETDVFDYMKALPADKKFDFISMINLLHLLPNVDKMWELINLALDHLAPDGVLYFRVFKSKNYNIREFLDQVQERLDKGSLLFYQPKEGLQYFKLLYY
- a CDS encoding NAD(P)-dependent oxidoreductase, with the protein product MKIGIIREGKVPPDSRVPLSPQQCKELLAKFPQLDILVQPSPNRCFKDEEYEAAGLQLQEDLSDRELLLGVKEVPINQLIPNKKYCFFSHTIKEQPYNRKLLQAIIEKNIQLLDYEVLTDETGKRVIAFGRFAGIAGAHNGLMTYGNRTKAYNLPQMIKFKDMAEATAYYKTVNWPNMKVVLTGAGRVANGAAEVLENAGFQRLSPQEFLNNASEGPVFTQLCCEDYVAPKAEGANYDQSEFFAHPERYTSIFEPYTKVADLMINGIYWDNRAPQFFTAEQMKSKDFKIQVIADVTCDIAPAASIPSTLFASTIAEPVFGYDPQQAKAVAPYAPETIDMMTIDNLPNELPRDASLSFGEQFIASVLPELLGLKDTKMIERASVTLNGQLGPHFQYLTNYLNAE